The genomic interval GCCTGGCAGGCCGGTGCCGTGCGGGATGCTCCGCGTCTCAGCGGTGAACTCCGGCAGGCTGCGCTGGTGCACGCCGCCCGCTATGTCCTGGCCGTCGGTGCCGCCGGAACCTGCGGTGTCCTGAGCGGCAGCGGCCACCCGCACTGGGCCATGGCCGCGGCCGCCGTCCCGCTCGCGGGGGCCGACCTGCCCAGCCGCGTCCACCGCGGGATCCACCGCATAGTGGGGACGTTCGTCGGTTTGGCACTGGTCGCCGTCGTACTTTTCCCGGGACCGTTGTCCCCGCTGCAGTATTTCCGCGGCCACACTGCCGCCGTGCTGGCGCTGCTGGTGATCGCTTTCCAGTTCCCCACCGAACTCTTCATGGCGCGGCACTACGGCTGGGCCATGGTCTTCTTCACGCCGGTGATCCTGCTCATGACGCAGCTTGCTGCGCCCGCGGACCCGGGCCTGCTGGTCACCGAACGCGCGGTGGAGACCTTTGTGGGCGCCGTGATCGGTATCGCCGTGGTGGTGACTGTCCGTGCGCCGCGGAGGGCTACTGCTTCGGACGCCGCGGCGGCCCGGAGGTAAACCGCGCCGGCAGCACGCGCGAGATGACGGCCACCAGTTTGTAGCGTTTGGTGGGGATCGAAACGCCCTTCCCGCGGGCGTTATCGGCGAGGCCGTCCCGGACCACCTGGTCCGCCCGCAGCCACAGCCAGCGTGGGGCGACCGATTTGTCCATGCCCATGCGGTCGTGGAATTCGGTGTGCGTGAATCCGGGGCACAGCGCCGTGACGTGCACGCCTCTCGGTCCGTAGGCCAGGTTGGCCCAGCGGCTGAAGATGACCTGCCAGCCTTTCGCAGCCGAGTAGCTGCCGCGGTTGGCGAAAGCCGACACGCTGGCCACGTTGATGATCCGCCCGGAATGCCGTTCCAGCATCCCCTGCAGGGCGGCATGGCAGAGCTCCATGGGGGTCTGCACGTGCAGGCGAAGGTGCCTCGTCTCGTCCGCCAAGGAGTTTTTTTCGAACGAATGCAGCAGTCCGATCCCCGCATTGTTCACCAGGACCTCAACCGGCCGCGCGGCGTCCGTGAGACGCCCGACGACGGCTGCCACCCCGGCGTCGTCCGTCAGGTCTGCGGGCAGCACCTCCGTGGAAACGCTGTAGTCACGCTCCAGTTCGTCGGCGATCTGCCGGAGCCGGGCGGCGTCGCGGGCCACCAGCACCATGTGGTGGCCTTCCTGCGCGAGCTGGCGGGCGAACTCGGCTCCCAGTCCTGCGGTTGCCCCTGTTACGAGCGCGGTGGTGGGTGTCTCCATGCGCCCAGACTAGCCGTGTTACGGCACCGGCGGCTGGTGCAGGCCGAAGGTTGAGCCCTGATCGTCCTTGCAGAGCCTGAAGCGCCCGTACTCTGCCGGGTCCTCGTCGCCCAGTTCCGTACTGTCCGTCGAGCCGCCCAGGTCACGCACCCGGGCCAGGGCGGCATCCATGTCGTCCACCCGGAAGAACAGGTAAGGCACCGCGCCCTTGTCGCCGCCGTGCAGCCCGCCGGGGATGCCGGGTGTGCCGATGATGGACCCGCCCTCATTGGACGGTCCGGGCCTGAAGTCCCAGCCGAAGAGCGCGCCGTAGAACGCCCTGCCGCGCTCAGGATCTTCGACGCCGATTTCAAAGAACGCTGGTTCGCCGGCCATGGCTTCTCCTTCTTTTGTAGCTCAGGTGGGTCGGGTGCGGCCCATCGAACGAACCCACCCTAGACCTGCCCGGCACCCCGGTCCAGAGCCACGGTGTTCGCTCAGCGGTCCAGAAAAAGTCCTGGGTTTGTGTCGATCGGGCCTCGCGCCGTTCGACCTATGGATGAGAAGGTCGAAGGGCGACCTTCCACAAACCAAGGAGTACGTGATGGCCAAGTACATGTTGATTATGCGCGCAGACGACGAGGCGTTCGCGAAGTTCGAGAACATCGATTTCAACGAAATCCTCGAGGCCATGGGCAAGTTCAATGACGAGCTCATCCGCGCCGGGGTCCTGTTGGCGGCCGAAGGCCTCGACGACGCGAAGGGCGGGGTGGTGGTCGACTTCACCGGCGAAACACCGGTGGTCACCGATGGCCCCTACGGCGAAACCAAGGAACTGTTCGGTGGCTACTACATCCTGGATGTGGCATCGATCCAGGAAGCCGTCGAGTGGGCCAAGCGGGCCCCCATGACGGCGGGCACCAAGACCGAGATCCGGCGCGTGACCAGCATCGATGAGTTCCCGCAGGACAACGAATGGATCCAGAAGGAACGCGCCTGGCGCGAGCAGACCGGGCAGCTGTGACCGGGCAGCTCTGAGCCGCTGGCTCTGACGTGAGTGGCACTGAGGCGCGGGGCGCCGTCGAGGCAGTGTGGCGGATGGAATCCGCCCGCATCGTCGGCGCCCTGGCCCGCTACACGGGCGATTTCCCGCTGGCCGAGGATCTCGCCCAGGAGGCCCTAGCCGAGGCACTCGTCTCCTGGTCCGTCAACGGTGTACCCGCCGAACCCGCCGGCTGGCTCCTCACCACAGGCCGCCGTCGTGCGATTGACACGTTCCGCCGGCGGGCGGCGCGGGACGAAAAGTACGCCCTGCTGGCCAGCGACCTCTCAGTCGAGGAGCCAGGAGCGGACGCCCTGTTCGACCCCGAAGCGATCGACGACGACGTGCTCGCCCTGATGTTCATCTCCTGCCATCCGGTGCTGGCCAAGGAGGCCCGGATCGCGTTGACGCTACGCGTAGTGGGCGGCTTGGGCAGCGACGCGATTGCCAAGGCTTTTCTGGTCCCGGTGGCGACGATCCAGGCACGTATCACCCGTGCCAAGAAGACGCTGGCCGCCGCGCAGGTGCCTTTCGCTGTGCCTGAGCCGCACGAGCGGACTGAACGGCTCGGCTCGGTGCTCAACGTCATCTACCTGATCTTCACGGAGGGCTCGTTTGCCTCGGGCGGCGCGGAATGGATCCGCACGGACCTGGCCGGCGAAGCCCGCCGCCTGGCCCGGGTGCTAGTGAGGATCTCGCCGGAGCCCGAGGTGTTCGGGCTGATTGCGCTGATGGAACTCACCGCCGCGCGGTTCCCGGCCCGGCTCGATGCGTCCGGCCGCCCGGTGCTTCTGGAAGACCAGGACCGACGGCGGTGGGATCAGTCCGCGATCCGGCGCGGACGTGCGGCGCTGGCGCGGGCCGCGGGATCCGGACGCGGCTTGGGTGCGTACGGTCTCCAGGCTTCCATCGCGGAGTGCCACGCGGTAGCTCTTTCGGTTGCCGAGACGAACTGGCAGCGGATCGTCATCCTCTACGAAGCCCTCGGCCGGCTGGCCCCGTCCCCGGTCGTCGAACTCAACCGTGCGGTCGCCGTCGCGATGGCCTCCGGCCCGGCGGACGGACTGGAGCTGGTGGAGGCGATCGCCGCACGCGGCGAACTGGCGGGCTCGCATCTGCTTCCCGCGGTCCGTGGCGAGATGCTCACCCGGCTCGGCAGGCGTGACGACGCACGGTCCGCACTCCTGCAGGCCGTGGCGCTGTGCGGGAACGCCGCCGAGCGCGCGGTGCTGCAGCGCAAGGTGGACGAGCTCAGCTGACCCCGGGGTGGGCCGCGCTCCAGCACCGAGCGCGAACGGACGCTTAAGCCCCCGCCCGCCCGCCGAGGTGGCACTTCACAGCAGTGTTGGGGGGGCAAAGTCAAGTAGTCGGAGCAACGCGGGGGTTTATGCCGCGTGTAGCAGCTGGTTCAGCCGGTTGGCTGGGGTCTCGAGGTTAAGGGTGGGCCGGGGCCGGCGGTTGAGTTTCGCGGCGACCCGGCGGAGGTCCTCCGGGGTGTGAACGGAGAGGTCAGAGCCTTTCTCGAACCAGAACCGCAGGAGCCGGTTGGTGTTCTCGTTGGTCCCGCGCTGCCAGGGTGAGTGCGGGTCGCAGAAGTAGAGCGTGGTCTCGAGTGCGGTCTGGATTTGGGCGTATTCGGCCAGTTCCGTGCCGCGGTCCCAGGTGATCGACCGTCGCAGGTGATCCGGGAGCTGGCCCATCTCCCGGATCATCGCGGCGGCGACAGTCTCAGCGGTGTGGTCCCCGGCGAGGTGGAGGAGGATCGTGAACCTGGTCGAGCGTTCCACGAGTGTTCCGATCGCGGTCCCGTCGCAGCCGATGATGAGGTCACCTTCCCAATGCCCCGGCACTGCCCGGTCCTGGACCTCGGCCGGGCGCGCACTGATCTTGAACGCCTCCTTGTAAGGGCTGTTCTTGTGCCGGTCCGCGGCGTGGGGAACGCGCTGCTTCCGCTTCAGGCTGAGCTTCTCGGCCAGATCTGCCCGCAGACTTCCGCGGGATTGAACATACAGCGCCTGGTAGATCGTCTCGTGGCTCACCTGCATAGTGTGATCACCGGCGAAGTAAAACGCCAACATCGCCGAGATCAGTTTCGGACTCCACCCGTCATCCATCCACACGCCGATCAGCCGGCACAGATCCTCGTCCTCGACCAGCTTCAACGCCTTGGGCCGGCGCCTGGCCTGATGCGCCCTCGTATGGGCGACCGAGGCGTAATACACCCCGTCCGCGCTGGCGTTCCGGTTCACCTCCCGCCAGACCACCGACTTGTCCCGACCAATCGCCTCACCAATGTCGGCATAGCTGAGTCCCTTCCGCCGACCCATCTGGATCATCCCCCGATCAGCCAAGTTCAACGCCCGGCCACCCGGACCGTCCGCCGTCGGTGCCGGATCCGAAAGACCCCCAACAGCGCCCATGTTCACAGTCATCATGTGGCCAGACTGGGCCCACCAGTTCCTCCCAGCCCCATGCGTGACTCCGACACGCCGCGCGGCAGCGACAATCGACATCCCGCCACACACCATGTCAACGAACTCGGTGCGGGTATTCGGAGGAAATGATCTGGCCATGAAAACGCTCCATCAATCAGAGCGTTGCTACGACCGTATGACTCTGCCGCGCCGCAACTGCCGCGAACTGCCACCTCGACGACGCTACGCGAACCTGGCGAGCGGGTTGGCGAGCCGGCCGGCCATCTGCAACCCGCCGGACGGGTCCGTGAGGTCAAGCATCTGCTGGTTGTTCCGCAGCTGCAGCCGGTTAAGGCACGACAGTTCAAAGTCAGGGGCGAACAGGTCGTGGCGGGCGAACTGGTCCGCCAGCTCCGGGTGCTCTGCCTGGTAGTCCCGGATGACCCGCGCGGCCGTGCCCCAGAACTCCTCCTCGCCGAGTTTCCCGTCCTCCACCAGCAGGGCACCGAGGAAGCGGAAGATGCAGTCGAACACATCCGTAAAGATGGCCAGCACCTTTTCGCCGTCAGGGATATCAACCTGGATCCGTGATACCTCCTCGGGCAGGTCCAGCCGCCGCCCCATCACCACGATTTCCTCGGCGATGTCCTTCATCACCGCGCGGACGGGCACACCGTTATCCAGCACCAGGATCACGTTCTCGCCATGCGGCATAAAGGCGAGTTCGTACCGGTAGAGGCAGTGGACCAACGGGACGAGGTAGGCCTCGAAGTAGCGGCGCAGCCATTCGGCAGGCTCCAGTCCGGAGCGCTCAATCAGGGCAGACACCATCGGTTTGCCGGTCGAATCGACGTGGAGCAGGGACGCCATGGTGGCAAGCTGCTGGCCGTTCTCCAGCAGGGGGAGCGGACTTTCCCTCCACAGCGCGGACAGCATCTTCCGGTACGGCGAGCCCTTGGCGGACGCGGCCTCGTAGTAGCCGTTGTGGTAGCCGATGGCAGCGATCTCGCTGATCATGGCCAGGCCGCGTTTCTGCAGGGCTTCGTCTGACCGGATCAGGTCCCGCAGCCAGTCGTTGATGGCGGGGGTTGCCTTCATGTACTGCGGCGAGAGTCCCCGCATAAAGCCCATGTTCAGGACGGACATCGCCGTCTTGACGTAGCTCCTGGCTGGCGCGGCCGTATTGAAGAACGTGCGGATGGACTGCTGGGCCTGGTAACTGTCTGCGCCGGTCCCCAGATGGATGATGTGCTGCTGGGCGATTTCGGCAGCGAACGTGACAGTGAGCTTGTTCTCCCACTGCCACGGATGCACCGGCATCAGGAAGTACTGGGCGGGGTCCACACCTTGGGCCGTGAATTCGGTGTCAAAGGACTGCAGCGCGGCGGCGCCGAGCTCGGCCTCGAGGTGGTCGCGGTACTCCAGTCCGGCGCTGGCAGTGAAGACAGCCTTGCTGCGGTGGACCCCGATCCACTCCAGGCGTACGGGCGCTCCGGTCTCCGGCGCGAAGGCACGGTAGTCACTGATGCCGAACCCCAGCCTGCCGTTGTTGGCCACGAAACACGGGTGGCCCTCCGTCATGCTGCGTTCGATGGCCTGGAAGTCGGCTGCGGGGTCCGTGCCGCCGGTGACTCCGGCCACGAGCTCGTCAGCGGACGGCTGTCCCAGCCACTGCTTGTAGGAGTGGCCGGCCAGCGTGCTGCTGATCTCCTCGAGGTAGACCGGGAGCATCTCCTCGCGGATCCCCAGTGTGTCCTTGAACTCGGTGATGAAACGCAGGGCATCGGGGGCGGCGTCCTCCCCGCCGCGCGTGCAGCGGATGGAAGCGTCGTCCACGGACCAGTGCTCCAGCTCCAGGACGCGGGCGGTGAACGAGTATGCCGTGAGGCCGTCGTCGCTGCGGACCACGTACACCGAGGGCTCCTCCGGGCCTTCGGCACCCCTGCCGGAGCCCAGGCGCTGCGGCTCCAGGATGCGTTCGTGCAGGAATTCCGCGAGCGCCTTGCGGACCAGGTGGCGGTTGGCCGCCGCCCAGCGTTCGGGTGCGAGGTGGGGAACGGTGTTGGCGGTGCTGTCCGGCCTGTCGGCGGCGACGCCAATGACAGAGGCGGTGTCAATGACGGGGGCGGATTCCCGCACGACGGCGGGGTCCAGCTCGATGATGGTCACAGTGATGCTCCCTGGAGGATCGGGGCGGAAAGATCATGGGAATGGACTTGAGGGTGGCCCAGCGCTGCGCGGGCGGCGAGGTAGTCCTGGGGTGTGCAGAAGCTGAGCAGCGCTTCCTTGTCCGGCAGGGTGACCACCCCCGCCGGCTGGAAGCCCAGCCGCTCGTTGAGCACATGGATCTTGGCGTTCCTGGCGTCCGGTTCCACCACCACGCGTTCCACGCCCGGTTTTTCGAACAACCGCTCCAGCACGGCATCCATCACCGCGGCCGTGTACCCCGGTTGGGGATCTCCCGACGGCGGCGCCACCAGCAGGTGCATGCCGATGTCGCCCTCCTGCACGGCATAGATCGCGGCCAGCGGCGAGGCGGCCGGCAGGTATTCCTCCATCAGGAAGGCGGGGACGCCGTCGTCGTTGATCCCCAGCAGGGCATGGTGATGCCCCGTTGCCTGGATTTTCGAGTATTCCTCCACAACCCCGTCAACTGTGGAGGACAGCATCCCCCAGAACGACGCGTACGGCTGGGTGACCCAGCTGTGGAGGAGGGGTGCATCGGCAACGGCGTCAACACAGCGGAACGCGAAGCTCATGCGGACACCTCCACAGTCTGGGTGGGAACCGGCTCGGCGCTGCGTCCGGCCGGACAGGAGACTGAAGCGGAGACCGGGCCGG from Pseudarthrobacter sp. SSS035 carries:
- a CDS encoding FUSC family protein translates to MRRVMAHARTLHALGPANNDRLSAVRVALSVAVPSLVLLAIGRPELTMYAVFGALTGMYGRSETHQLRLKHQAQAAVVLVSGISVGVFLSVNHLHSWWLVLVEAVLAGAGSLFSDKVKLKPNGPFFGILALGACASVPTNVPFLTAVLIGAASAAFSILVGFAGWLRVRAWQAGAVRDAPRLSGELRQAALVHAARYVLAVGAAGTCGVLSGSGHPHWAMAAAAVPLAGADLPSRVHRGIHRIVGTFVGLALVAVVLFPGPLSPLQYFRGHTAAVLALLVIAFQFPTELFMARHYGWAMVFFTPVILLMTQLAAPADPGLLVTERAVETFVGAVIGIAVVVTVRAPRRATASDAAAARR
- a CDS encoding SDR family oxidoreductase, whose amino-acid sequence is METPTTALVTGATAGLGAEFARQLAQEGHHMVLVARDAARLRQIADELERDYSVSTEVLPADLTDDAGVAAVVGRLTDAARPVEVLVNNAGIGLLHSFEKNSLADETRHLRLHVQTPMELCHAALQGMLERHSGRIINVASVSAFANRGSYSAAKGWQVIFSRWANLAYGPRGVHVTALCPGFTHTEFHDRMGMDKSVAPRWLWLRADQVVRDGLADNARGKGVSIPTKRYKLVAVISRVLPARFTSGPPRRPKQ
- a CDS encoding VOC family protein, which produces MAGEPAFFEIGVEDPERGRAFYGALFGWDFRPGPSNEGGSIIGTPGIPGGLHGGDKGAVPYLFFRVDDMDAALARVRDLGGSTDSTELGDEDPAEYGRFRLCKDDQGSTFGLHQPPVP
- a CDS encoding YciI family protein, yielding MAKYMLIMRADDEAFAKFENIDFNEILEAMGKFNDELIRAGVLLAAEGLDDAKGGVVVDFTGETPVVTDGPYGETKELFGGYYILDVASIQEAVEWAKRAPMTAGTKTEIRRVTSIDEFPQDNEWIQKERAWREQTGQL
- a CDS encoding RNA polymerase sigma factor, whose translation is MSGTEARGAVEAVWRMESARIVGALARYTGDFPLAEDLAQEALAEALVSWSVNGVPAEPAGWLLTTGRRRAIDTFRRRAARDEKYALLASDLSVEEPGADALFDPEAIDDDVLALMFISCHPVLAKEARIALTLRVVGGLGSDAIAKAFLVPVATIQARITRAKKTLAAAQVPFAVPEPHERTERLGSVLNVIYLIFTEGSFASGGAEWIRTDLAGEARRLARVLVRISPEPEVFGLIALMELTAARFPARLDASGRPVLLEDQDRRRWDQSAIRRGRAALARAAGSGRGLGAYGLQASIAECHAVALSVAETNWQRIVILYEALGRLAPSPVVELNRAVAVAMASGPADGLELVEAIAARGELAGSHLLPAVRGEMLTRLGRRDDARSALLQAVALCGNAAERAVLQRKVDELS
- a CDS encoding IS30 family transposase is translated as MARSFPPNTRTEFVDMVCGGMSIVAAARRVGVTHGAGRNWWAQSGHMMTVNMGAVGGLSDPAPTADGPGGRALNLADRGMIQMGRRKGLSYADIGEAIGRDKSVVWREVNRNASADGVYYASVAHTRAHQARRRPKALKLVEDEDLCRLIGVWMDDGWSPKLISAMLAFYFAGDHTMQVSHETIYQALYVQSRGSLRADLAEKLSLKRKQRVPHAADRHKNSPYKEAFKISARPAEVQDRAVPGHWEGDLIIGCDGTAIGTLVERSTRFTILLHLAGDHTAETVAAAMIREMGQLPDHLRRSITWDRGTELAEYAQIQTALETTLYFCDPHSPWQRGTNENTNRLLRFWFEKGSDLSVHTPEDLRRVAAKLNRRPRPTLNLETPANRLNQLLHAA
- a CDS encoding IucA/IucC family siderophore biosynthesis protein gives rise to the protein MGVAADRPDSTANTVPHLAPERWAAANRHLVRKALAEFLHERILEPQRLGSGRGAEGPEEPSVYVVRSDDGLTAYSFTARVLELEHWSVDDASIRCTRGGEDAAPDALRFITEFKDTLGIREEMLPVYLEEISSTLAGHSYKQWLGQPSADELVAGVTGGTDPAADFQAIERSMTEGHPCFVANNGRLGFGISDYRAFAPETGAPVRLEWIGVHRSKAVFTASAGLEYRDHLEAELGAAALQSFDTEFTAQGVDPAQYFLMPVHPWQWENKLTVTFAAEIAQQHIIHLGTGADSYQAQQSIRTFFNTAAPARSYVKTAMSVLNMGFMRGLSPQYMKATPAINDWLRDLIRSDEALQKRGLAMISEIAAIGYHNGYYEAASAKGSPYRKMLSALWRESPLPLLENGQQLATMASLLHVDSTGKPMVSALIERSGLEPAEWLRRYFEAYLVPLVHCLYRYELAFMPHGENVILVLDNGVPVRAVMKDIAEEIVVMGRRLDLPEEVSRIQVDIPDGEKVLAIFTDVFDCIFRFLGALLVEDGKLGEEEFWGTAARVIRDYQAEHPELADQFARHDLFAPDFELSCLNRLQLRNNQQMLDLTDPSGGLQMAGRLANPLARFA
- a CDS encoding GNAT family N-acetyltransferase, translating into MSFAFRCVDAVADAPLLHSWVTQPYASFWGMLSSTVDGVVEEYSKIQATGHHHALLGINDDGVPAFLMEEYLPAASPLAAIYAVQEGDIGMHLLVAPPSGDPQPGYTAAVMDAVLERLFEKPGVERVVVEPDARNAKIHVLNERLGFQPAGVVTLPDKEALLSFCTPQDYLAARAALGHPQVHSHDLSAPILQGASL